A stretch of DNA from Methanolinea mesophila:
CGTAGTAATGTTCGAACGTCCCTCCCTCCCCGGACTGGAGGCAGTGCTCGAAGTCGACTAATATCCCCGACTTCACCATGGGCGGGTAGGTGAGCACATTGATCTTTTTTACGTCCTCCTCCGTATCCGTGCCGAGGATGGACATGAGGAGCGGGTTTGAGTCCACTACGTTCCCCCCCGCGTCCGTGGCGAGGATCCCGATGGGGGCGTACTGCACGAGGGCCCGGTATTTCTTCTCGCTCTCCACGATCAGGCTGGTGGTCTGCCGCTTCACCACCGCATCCCGGATCATCTGCTGGAGCTGCTGCATCTTCTCCCGGGGGTCGCTCCCTTTCTGGAGGTAGAAATCGGCGCCGTTGTTGAGCGCCTCGATCACTACCTCCTCGTTTCCCTTCCCGGTAAAGATGATGATCGGGATGGTCAGGTCCATCCCCCGGAGCGTCTTTAACAGTTCGATCCCGTTCATCCCGGGCATCATGTAGTCACACACGATCGCATCGAACCGGGAGGCCGCGAGGAACCGGAGCCCTTCCTGTGCGGACTCCGCGGTGGTCACTTCCAGGTCCCCGTCCTGTTCAAGAAACAGTTTTACCATGACAAGCAGGTCGGGTTCGTCGTCGATAAGGAGGACACGGATCATGGGAGGCACCTTGGGTGTTGTCTGATATGCCATATCCCCTGCGGTATATAATTGCTTTTCCAGAAGTGCACCGGGCCCCGGGGAAAGGGAGGAGTCCGGGGACCTGGCTCATAAGACCTGCAGTGCCGCAATTCATTTTCCTGAAGTGTTCCGGGCCCTTCCACGGCAAAGGACCGGAATCTTGCTCATGAGCCCTGCGGTGCCGTAATTCCTTTTCCGGAAGTGTTCCGGGCCCTTCCACGGCAAAGGACCGGAATCTTGCTCATGAGCCCTGCGGTGCCGTAATTCCTTTTCCGGAAGTACGCAGGGCCCTTCCACGGCAAAGGACCGGATCCAAAAGAAAGTGAGGGTTTATTGCACGAGCCCTGCGGCCCGGTGCTTCCCGAGGATGGCCTCGGCAAGGTCGTCGAGCCGTTTCTGTGCCGGGACGTCGGGGACCCCCTGGATGTACACCGGCTCGATTATCTCGGGCTTGACATGGGTGAGGAGCCCCTCGATCGTCTCCACCGCCTGGCCGCCCCACCCGTAGGAGCCGATGATGCTCATGAACCGTGTCTTCGGGCGGAGGATGTTGACCAGGTAGGCGGCGGTGACCGCCTTGGGGTGGGGACCGAAGAGGACGGTCGGGCAGGCGATGACCACGGTCGCCGCGTCCACCAGCGCCATGCCGAGCGCCCCGTTGTCCGTCGTTTCGAGGTTGAGCGGTTTTACGCGTATGCCCCGCCGGATCAGGGCGTCGGTGAGGAAATCCACCATTTTGCGCGTGCTCCCGTGCATGCTCACGAAGGGGATGACCACCTCGTTCTTCACGTCGTCCGAGATCCAGTCCCGGTACGCGTCGAAGATCCGGTCCGGCGGCCGGTAGAGCGGGCCGTGGCTCGGCGCGACGATGGCGATATCGTACCCGGCGAGTTTCTCCATGTGCCCGGCGATGCTCTTCCGAAACGGCATCATGATCTCGGCGTAGTAGCGCTTGGCGGCCGGGTAGAGGTCCGGGTCGTCCCCCGCGAAGAGGTCGCTCGTCGCGTAGTGGGCGCCGAAGAGGTCGCAGGTGAAGAGGAGCCGGTCTTCCCGGACGTAGGTGAGCATGGTCTCGGGCCAGTGGACCCAGGGCGCGACGATGAACTCGAGGGTCTTCCCCCCGAGGGATATCGTCTCCTTGTCCCCCACCACCTGCACCCGGTCGGGGTCGATCTCCAGGAGCCGGACCAGGAGGTCCCTGCATTTCTCCGTGCAGAGAACCTTTGCCCGGGGGAAGAGTTCCATGATCATGGGGAGGCTCCCGGTGTGGTCCTGCTCCGCGTGGTTGGCCACTACGTAGTCTATCCCTTCGACCTCCGCCCTGACCAGGTTGTAGATCAACTCGTACTCTTTCGTCGGGTCGACCGTCTCGATCAACGCCGTCTTCTCGCTCCCCTTCACCAGGTAACAGTTATAACTTGTCCCGTCGGGGAGGGGGACCAGGGCATCGAAAACCTTCCGGTCCCAGTCCTGCGCCCCCACCGCCGCGATCCCGGGGACGACTTCGCGCACGGCCATCGGGTCACCCGGCGATAAACTTGTCCTTGCTCGCGTTGCAGACCGGGCAGTGCCAGTCGTCGGGGAGCGCCGAAAATTCAGTTCCCGGTGCGACTCCTTCGAGGGGTTCTCCCTTCAGCGGGTTATAGACGTGCCCGCATATTGTGCAGATATACGATTTCATCATTGACATACCTCGTTTTCATAAATCGGGTATTGCAGACTAAAAATGAAACGGATCCGGGATAATCCTTTCCGGTCTTATCCCGGGGTCTCCCGCGCTCATCCCCGGATGAACAGACATTTAATTGACCCGGCTCTACTCTACACCATGAACGTGGAACAGGACGCAACGGGATACGTCCTCTCCCTGATGGCACTCTCCGCACGGACCGCACCGAAGGGAAAAGGCATGGACTCCCTGGCGATCTCGGGGGTCCGGGGAAACGACCTCCACCGGCTCGCGGAGGCGATGCGGGAGTTCGGACAGGAATACGACCTCGGCTTTTTCCAGCGCGATGCCGGGAACATCGAAGCGGCCGATGCCTGCCTCCTGATCGGGGCGAGGGGGAACGAGCCGGTCGGGGTGAACTGCCAGGGGTGCGGGCACCCCTCGTGCCAGGCGATGGCCGAGGAGTACCGGTCCCGCGATATCGCGGGGATGCCGTTCCGGGGCCCGAACTGCGTGGTGAAGATGGCCGACCTGGGGATTGCGATCGGGTCCGCGGTGAAGACCGCATCGATGCTCAACATGGACAACCGGGTGATGTACAGTGCGGGCGTAGGAGGGCTTCGCCTCGGATGGCTCGGGGAGTCCACGGTGGCATACGGAATACCGCTCAAGGGAGCGGGGAAGAACATCTTCTTCGATCGGGGCTGAAGGGAGGGAGCACGCGATGCCGGTAATGATGATCCGCGGCGGCGACCTCGACCTCGTCGAGTACGAGTTCAGCTCGTTCTCGCCCGGGGAGCATATCAACACCCTGGGGCTCGACCGCGCCTACAGCCTGAAGACTATCGACGGGACGGTCACGGTGCGGGCGCCGGCCCGCATCCACCTCACGGTCATGGACATGAACCGGTTCGCCCCGAACCGGCCGGGCGGGGGAGGGGTCGGGTTCGCGATCCAGCTCTACTGCAGCGTCGAGGTGCGTTGTACCCCGGGAGGGGTGGAGATCGACTACAACCGGGCGCCGATCATCCGTCATTTCGTGGAGGTCTTCCGGAAAGTGACCGGGTATTCCGGCGGGTTCGCCATCGTCGCCAGGGACCACGAACACCCGCACGTCGGGCTCGGCTCGACGAGCACGATCATGATCGCACTCGCCAAGGCGCTCAACTTCGCGGTGGGGTCGCCCCTTTCCGACGAGCAGCTGCGGAAACTCGTGGGGAACAACTACGTGGAGGAGACCGCCGAAGGGACCATCGCGTCGGGGTTCGAGACCGGTGTCGGGCCCGCGGCGAGCATCCACGGGGGGATGGCGATCATGGGGGACGAGCTCACCCTGATCTACCACCACCCCTTCGCCCGGGGAAAGAACGTGTACATCGTCATCCCGCCGAGCGACATCTCCTCGGCAGGAACCCGTGAGTTCGACCTCCTCATGAACAAGGCCCGGCTCCTGGACTACCGCGACCGCGAACTGAAGGCCTACCTGGTCTTAATGGACCTCATCCCCGCCCTGGAGCGGGACGACCTCGCCGCGATGGGCGTGGTGATCGGGGAGATCGACTTCCGTGGTTCGAAACGGGCAGAGGTGGAGCACCACAGTTTCCGGATCTACCAGTACATGAGCGCCATGCGGGACGCGGGACTCGAGTTCGTGGGGATGAGTTCGGTCGGTCCTTCCATCGCGATCATCACGGAGAAGGACAGGGACGAGGTCGCCCGGATCGTCGAGCCCCTGGGACTCCGCATCGGGATCGCCACGCAGATCGACAACGAGGGTCTCAGCCTCACCCACCACTGCTAAAAAAGCCTTTCCCGGAGCTATTCCCGCGAACAGATG
This window harbors:
- a CDS encoding FprA family A-type flavoprotein gives rise to the protein MAVREVVPGIAAVGAQDWDRKVFDALVPLPDGTSYNCYLVKGSEKTALIETVDPTKEYELIYNLVRAEVEGIDYVVANHAEQDHTGSLPMIMELFPRAKVLCTEKCRDLLVRLLEIDPDRVQVVGDKETISLGGKTLEFIVAPWVHWPETMLTYVREDRLLFTCDLFGAHYATSDLFAGDDPDLYPAAKRYYAEIMMPFRKSIAGHMEKLAGYDIAIVAPSHGPLYRPPDRIFDAYRDWISDDVKNEVVIPFVSMHGSTRKMVDFLTDALIRRGIRVKPLNLETTDNGALGMALVDAATVVIACPTVLFGPHPKAVTAAYLVNILRPKTRFMSIIGSYGWGGQAVETIEGLLTHVKPEIIEPVYIQGVPDVPAQKRLDDLAEAILGKHRAAGLVQ
- a CDS encoding rubredoxin yields the protein MMKSYICTICGHVYNPLKGEPLEGVAPGTEFSALPDDWHCPVCNASKDKFIAG
- a CDS encoding ferredoxin domain-containing protein, producing MNVEQDATGYVLSLMALSARTAPKGKGMDSLAISGVRGNDLHRLAEAMREFGQEYDLGFFQRDAGNIEAADACLLIGARGNEPVGVNCQGCGHPSCQAMAEEYRSRDIAGMPFRGPNCVVKMADLGIAIGSAVKTASMLNMDNRVMYSAGVGGLRLGWLGESTVAYGIPLKGAGKNIFFDRG
- a CDS encoding GHMP family kinase ATP-binding protein, which gives rise to MPVMMIRGGDLDLVEYEFSSFSPGEHINTLGLDRAYSLKTIDGTVTVRAPARIHLTVMDMNRFAPNRPGGGGVGFAIQLYCSVEVRCTPGGVEIDYNRAPIIRHFVEVFRKVTGYSGGFAIVARDHEHPHVGLGSTSTIMIALAKALNFAVGSPLSDEQLRKLVGNNYVEETAEGTIASGFETGVGPAASIHGGMAIMGDELTLIYHHPFARGKNVYIVIPPSDISSAGTREFDLLMNKARLLDYRDRELKAYLVLMDLIPALERDDLAAMGVVIGEIDFRGSKRAEVEHHSFRIYQYMSAMRDAGLEFVGMSSVGPSIAIITEKDRDEVARIVEPLGLRIGIATQIDNEGLSLTHHC